One Streptomyces sp. V4I8 genomic window carries:
- a CDS encoding NAD-glutamate dehydrogenase codes for MQTKLDEAKAELLERAARVAENSPVGGHLPTGTTDESSPGTPDHDTVLSFLQRYYLHTAPEDLGDRDPVDIFGAAFSHYRLAENRPQGTANVRVHTPTVEENGWTCSHSVVEVVTDDMPFLVDSVTNELTRQGRGIHVVIHPQVFVRRDVTGKLIEVFSAPPAGELAHDTHTESWIHVEFDRETDRSDLKQITADLLRVLSDVREAVEDWSKMRDAALRMADELPQEPTSDLREQEVEEARELLRWLADDHFTFLGYREYELREDDSLAAVPGTGLGILRADPHHAEGDTHPVSPSFERLPADARAKAREHKLLILTKANSRATVHRPSYLDYVGVKKFDENGEVVGERRYLGLFSSAAYTESVRRVPVIRRKVEEVLEVAGFSPNSHDGRDLLQILETYPRDELFQTPVPELQRIATSVLYLQERRRLRLYLRQDEYGRYYSALVYLPRDRYTTGVRLRIIDILKEELGGTSVDFTAWNTESILSRLHFVVRVPQGTELPQLSDADKERIEARLVEAARSWADGFADALNAELGEERAAELLRRYSNAFPEGYKADHTPRSAVSDLVHIEQLTEDNNFSLSLYEPVGAAPEERRFKIYRKGAAVSLSAVLPVLSRLGVEVVDERPYELRCSDRSVAWIYDFGLRMPKTAGGAGDHLGDDARERFSEAFAATWTGQAENDGFNALVLSAGLSWRQAMVLRAYAKYLRQAGSTFSQDYMEDTLRNNVHTTRLLVSLFEARMSPDRQAAGREIVDALLEEVDAALDQVASLDEDRILRSFLTVIKATLRTNFFQEAAGGKHHDYVSMKFDPQAIPDLPAPRPAYEIWVYSPRVEGVHLRFGKVARGGLRWSDRREDFRTEILGLVKAQMVKNTVIVPVGAKGGFVAKHLPDPSVDRDAWLAEGVASYKTFISALLDITDNMVAGEVVPPADVVRHDGEDTYLVVAADKGTATFSDIANGVAEQYNFWLGDAFASGGSAGYDHKGMGITARGAWESVKRHFRELGVDTQSEDFTVVGIGDMSGDVFGNGMLLSEHIRLVAAFDHRHIFIDPKPDAATSYAERRRVFELPRSSWEDYNTDLISAGGGVFPRSAKAIPVNAHIREALGIEGKVSKMTPAELMKAILKAPVDLLWNGGIGTYVKASTESHADVGDKANDAIRVDGADLRVRVVGEGGNLGLTQLGRIEFALHGGRINTDAIDNSAGVDTSDHEVNIKILLNGLVSEGDMTVKQRNKLLAEMTDEVGRLVLRNNYAQNTAIANALAQSNAMLHAQQRFMKHLVREGHLDRALEFLPTDRQIRERLGADHGLTGSETAVLMAYTKITVAEELLHTSLPDDPYLSTLLHAYFPTALRERFPEHLVSHPLRREITTTVLVNDTVNTGGTTYLHRLREETGASLEEIVRAQTVARAIFRSAAVWDAVEALDNKVEAAVQTRIRLHSRRLVERGTRWLLNNRPQPLELADTIDFFADRVEQVWSQLPKLLKGADLEWYQQIYDELTGVGVPAELATRVAGFSSAFPTLDIVSVADRVGKDPMDVAEVYYDLADRLRITQLMDRIIELPRADRWQSMARASIREDLYAAHAALTSDVLAAGNGTATPEQRFKAWEQKNAAILGRARTTLEEIQGSEAFDLANLSVAMRTMRTLLRSHT; via the coding sequence ATGCAGACCAAGCTGGACGAAGCCAAGGCCGAGCTGCTCGAGAGGGCCGCCCGGGTAGCTGAGAACAGCCCGGTCGGGGGGCACCTACCGACTGGGACGACGGACGAGAGCAGCCCCGGCACCCCGGACCACGACACCGTGCTCTCGTTCCTCCAGCGCTACTACCTGCACACCGCCCCGGAGGACCTCGGCGACCGCGACCCGGTCGACATCTTCGGAGCCGCCTTCTCGCACTACCGGCTGGCCGAGAACCGCCCCCAGGGCACGGCCAACGTGCGGGTGCACACACCCACCGTGGAAGAGAACGGGTGGACCTGCAGCCACTCCGTCGTCGAGGTCGTCACCGACGACATGCCCTTCCTGGTCGACTCGGTGACCAACGAGCTGACGCGGCAGGGGCGCGGCATCCATGTCGTCATCCACCCGCAGGTCTTCGTCCGCCGCGACGTCACCGGCAAGCTCATCGAGGTGTTCAGCGCACCGCCCGCCGGTGAGCTGGCGCACGACACGCACACCGAGTCCTGGATCCACGTCGAGTTCGACCGGGAGACCGACCGCAGCGACCTGAAGCAGATCACCGCCGACCTGCTCCGCGTCCTGTCCGACGTCCGTGAGGCCGTCGAGGACTGGAGCAAGATGCGGGACGCGGCCCTGCGCATGGCCGACGAACTGCCCCAGGAGCCCACGTCCGACCTGCGTGAGCAGGAGGTCGAGGAGGCCCGCGAGCTGCTGCGCTGGCTGGCCGACGACCACTTCACCTTCCTCGGCTACCGCGAGTACGAGCTGCGCGAAGACGATTCGCTGGCCGCCGTGCCGGGCACCGGCCTCGGCATCCTGCGCGCCGACCCGCACCACGCCGAGGGCGACACCCATCCCGTCAGCCCGTCCTTCGAGCGGCTGCCCGCCGACGCCCGCGCCAAGGCCCGCGAGCACAAGCTCCTCATCCTCACCAAGGCCAACAGCCGGGCGACCGTGCACAGGCCGTCGTATCTCGACTACGTGGGTGTGAAGAAGTTCGACGAGAACGGCGAGGTCGTCGGCGAGCGCCGCTACCTGGGCCTGTTCTCCTCGGCCGCGTACACCGAGTCCGTCCGCCGGGTGCCCGTCATCCGGCGCAAGGTGGAGGAGGTGCTGGAGGTGGCCGGTTTCTCGCCCAACAGCCACGACGGGCGCGACCTGCTTCAGATCCTGGAGACCTACCCGCGCGACGAACTCTTCCAGACCCCCGTCCCCGAGCTCCAGCGCATCGCCACCTCCGTGCTCTACCTGCAGGAACGCCGTCGGCTGCGGCTCTACCTGCGGCAGGACGAGTACGGGCGCTACTACTCCGCCCTCGTCTACCTCCCCCGGGACCGCTACACCACCGGCGTACGGCTGCGGATCATCGACATCCTGAAGGAGGAGCTCGGCGGTACCAGCGTCGACTTCACCGCCTGGAACACCGAGTCGATCCTCTCCCGGCTGCACTTCGTCGTCCGGGTCCCGCAGGGCACCGAGCTGCCGCAGCTCAGCGACGCGGACAAGGAGCGCATCGAGGCGCGGCTCGTCGAGGCCGCCCGCTCCTGGGCCGACGGCTTCGCCGACGCGCTGAACGCCGAGCTCGGCGAGGAGCGCGCCGCCGAGCTGCTGCGCCGCTACTCCAACGCCTTCCCCGAGGGCTACAAGGCCGACCACACCCCGCGCTCCGCGGTCTCCGACCTCGTCCACATCGAACAGCTCACCGAGGACAACAACTTCTCGCTGAGCCTGTACGAGCCGGTCGGCGCCGCCCCCGAGGAGCGCCGGTTCAAGATCTACCGCAAGGGCGCGGCCGTCTCCCTGTCCGCCGTCCTGCCGGTCCTCAGCCGGCTCGGCGTCGAGGTCGTGGACGAGCGGCCGTACGAACTGCGCTGCTCCGACCGCAGCGTCGCGTGGATCTACGACTTCGGGCTGCGCATGCCCAAGACGGCGGGCGGCGCCGGGGACCACCTCGGCGACGACGCGCGCGAGCGGTTCTCGGAGGCCTTCGCCGCGACCTGGACCGGCCAGGCGGAGAACGACGGTTTCAACGCCCTCGTGCTGAGCGCCGGGCTGTCCTGGCGGCAGGCGATGGTGCTGCGGGCGTACGCGAAGTACCTGCGCCAGGCGGGCTCCACCTTCTCGCAGGACTACATGGAGGACACCCTCCGCAACAACGTCCACACCACCCGCCTCCTCGTCTCCCTGTTCGAGGCGCGGATGTCGCCGGACCGCCAGGCGGCCGGCCGCGAGATCGTGGACGCGCTGCTCGAAGAGGTCGACGCGGCGCTCGACCAGGTGGCGAGCCTCGACGAGGACCGGATCCTGCGGTCCTTCCTCACCGTCATCAAGGCGACGCTTCGCACGAACTTCTTCCAGGAGGCGGCGGGCGGCAAGCACCACGACTACGTCTCCATGAAGTTCGACCCGCAGGCCATCCCCGATCTGCCCGCGCCGCGCCCGGCGTACGAGATCTGGGTGTACTCGCCGCGCGTCGAGGGCGTGCACCTGCGCTTCGGCAAGGTCGCGCGAGGGGGCCTGCGCTGGTCCGACCGGCGTGAGGACTTCCGGACCGAGATCCTCGGCCTGGTCAAGGCGCAGATGGTGAAGAACACCGTCATCGTGCCGGTCGGCGCCAAGGGCGGCTTCGTCGCCAAGCATCTGCCCGACCCGTCCGTGGACCGGGACGCGTGGCTCGCCGAGGGTGTCGCGAGTTACAAGACCTTCATCTCGGCGCTGCTCGACATCACCGACAACATGGTCGCCGGTGAGGTCGTGCCCCCGGCGGACGTCGTCCGGCACGACGGGGAGGACACCTATCTCGTCGTCGCCGCCGACAAGGGCACCGCGACCTTCTCCGACATCGCCAACGGGGTCGCCGAGCAGTACAACTTCTGGCTCGGTGACGCCTTCGCCTCCGGCGGCTCGGCCGGCTACGACCACAAGGGCATGGGCATCACCGCCCGCGGCGCCTGGGAGTCCGTCAAGCGGCACTTCCGTGAGCTGGGCGTGGACACCCAGAGCGAGGACTTCACGGTCGTCGGCATCGGCGACATGTCCGGTGACGTGTTCGGCAACGGCATGCTCCTCAGCGAGCACATCCGCCTGGTCGCCGCCTTCGACCACCGGCACATCTTCATCGACCCGAAGCCCGACGCGGCCACCTCCTACGCCGAGCGCCGCCGCGTCTTCGAGCTGCCCCGCTCCAGCTGGGAGGACTACAACACCGACCTCATCTCGGCCGGTGGCGGCGTCTTCCCGCGCAGCGCCAAGGCGATCCCGGTCAACGCGCACATCCGCGAGGCCCTCGGCATCGAGGGCAAGGTCTCCAAGATGACGCCGGCCGAGCTGATGAAGGCGATCCTCAAGGCGCCGGTGGACCTGCTGTGGAACGGCGGCATCGGTACGTATGTGAAGGCCTCCACCGAGTCCCACGCGGACGTCGGTGACAAGGCCAACGACGCCATCCGTGTCGACGGCGCCGACCTGCGCGTCAGGGTCGTCGGCGAGGGCGGCAACCTCGGTCTGACCCAGCTCGGCCGGATCGAGTTCGCGCTGCACGGCGGCCGGATCAACACCGACGCCATCGACAACAGCGCGGGCGTGGACACCTCCGACCACGAGGTGAACATCAAGATCCTGCTCAACGGCCTGGTCTCCGAGGGCGACATGACGGTCAAGCAGCGCAACAAGCTGCTGGCCGAGATGACCGACGAGGTCGGCCGGCTGGTCCTGCGCAACAACTACGCGCAGAACACGGCGATCGCCAACGCCCTCGCCCAGTCCAACGCCATGCTCCACGCCCAGCAGCGCTTCATGAAGCACCTGGTCAGGGAGGGGCACCTGGACCGGGCGCTGGAGTTCCTGCCCACCGACCGCCAGATCCGCGAACGCCTCGGCGCCGACCACGGCCTGACCGGGTCGGAGACGGCCGTCCTGATGGCGTACACGAAGATCACGGTCGCCGAGGAGCTGCTGCACACCTCGCTGCCGGACGACCCGTACCTGAGCACCCTGCTGCACGCGTACTTCCCGACCGCGCTGCGCGAGCGGTTCCCGGAGCATCTCGTCAGTCACCCGCTGCGCCGTGAGATCACCACGACCGTGCTGGTCAACGACACGGTCAACACGGGCGGTACGACGTATCTGCACCGGCTGCGCGAGGAGACCGGTGCCTCGCTGGAGGAGATCGTCCGGGCGCAGACGGTGGCCCGCGCGATCTTCCGCTCGGCGGCCGTGTGGGACGCGGTCGAGGCGCTCGACAACAAGGTCGAGGCCGCCGTCCAGACGCGGATCCGGCTGCACTCGCGCCGTCTCGTCGAGCGCGGCACGCGCTGGCTGCTCAACAACCGGCCGCAGCCGCTGGAGCTCGCCGACACCATCGACTTCTTCGCCGACCGTGTCGAGCAGGTCTGGTCGCAGCTGCCGAAGCTGCTCAAGGGCGCGGACCTGGAGTGGTACCAGCAGATCTACGACGAGCTGACGGGCGTCGGCGTCCCGGCCGAACTGGCCACGCGGGTGGCCGGCTTCTCCTCCGCCTTCCCGACGCTGGACATCGTCTCGGTGGCCGACCGCGTGGGCAAGGACCCGATGGACGTCGCCGAGGTCTACTACGACCTCGCCGACCGCCTGCGGATCACCCAGCTCATGGACCGCATCATCGAGCTGCCCCGCGCGGACCGCTGGCAGTCCATGGCCCGCGCCTCCATCCGCGAGGACCTCTACGCCGCCCACGCGGCCCTGACCTCGGACGTCCTGGCGGCCGGCAACGGCACCGCGACGCCCGAGCAGCGCTTCAAGGCGTGGGAGCAGAAGAACGCGGCGATCCTCGGGCGGGCGCGGACGACACTGGAGGAGATCCAGGGGTCGGAGGCGTTCGACCTGGCCAACCTGTCGGTGGCGATGCGGACGATGCGGACGCTGCTGAGGTCGCACACGTAG
- a CDS encoding DJ-1/PfpI family protein, with product MTAKILIVTGDAAESLEVLYPYQRLREEGYEVHIAAPARKKLQFVVHDFEPGFDTYTEKPGYTWPADLAFSEVDPGDYAAVVIPGGRAPEYLRNDPELRKILKSFFDADKPVAQICHGPLLTAAIDSLSGRRVTAYPALELDMQAAGATFQDAEAVVDGTLVSSRAWPDHSSWMREFLTVLRAKAPVT from the coding sequence ATGACAGCGAAGATCCTCATCGTCACCGGCGACGCCGCAGAGTCACTGGAGGTCCTCTACCCCTACCAGCGCCTCCGCGAAGAGGGCTACGAAGTCCACATCGCGGCCCCCGCCCGCAAGAAGCTCCAGTTCGTCGTCCACGACTTCGAACCCGGCTTCGACACCTACACCGAGAAACCCGGCTACACCTGGCCCGCGGACCTCGCCTTCTCCGAGGTCGACCCGGGCGACTACGCCGCCGTCGTCATCCCCGGCGGCCGAGCCCCCGAGTACCTCCGCAACGACCCCGAACTCCGCAAGATCCTCAAGTCGTTCTTCGACGCCGACAAGCCTGTCGCCCAGATCTGCCACGGCCCCCTGCTCACCGCCGCGATCGACAGTCTCAGCGGCCGCCGCGTCACGGCGTATCCCGCCCTGGAGTTGGACATGCAGGCGGCCGGCGCCACCTTCCAGGACGCCGAGGCGGTGGTCGACGGCACCCTGGTCTCCTCCCGCGCCTGGCCGGACCACTCCAGCTGGATGCGCGAGTTCCTGACGGTGCTGCGGGCGAAGGCACCGGTGACGTGA
- a CDS encoding HAD family hydrolase translates to MGKQVGAHIVWDWNGTLFHDNDAIIGATNAAFGELGLAPITLEQYRSMYCVPVPKFYERLLGRLPTDAEWEVMDETFHRYYTEHRVTCGLTEGASELLVEWSAAGRSQSILSMYVHDELVPLVRGFGIAEHFIRVDGRTGPSGGSKAEHMVRHIKALARVDPARTVVIGDAADDAVAALHVGARAVLYTGGSHSRASLEGVGVPVVDTLGEAVAEAERLAA, encoded by the coding sequence ATGGGGAAGCAGGTAGGGGCGCACATCGTCTGGGACTGGAACGGGACCCTGTTCCACGACAATGACGCGATCATCGGGGCGACGAACGCGGCGTTCGGCGAGCTGGGACTCGCACCGATCACGTTGGAGCAGTACCGGTCGATGTACTGCGTGCCGGTGCCGAAGTTCTACGAGCGGTTGCTGGGGCGGCTGCCGACCGACGCCGAGTGGGAGGTCATGGACGAGACCTTCCACCGGTACTACACCGAGCACCGGGTGACATGCGGGCTCACCGAGGGTGCGTCGGAGCTGCTCGTGGAGTGGTCGGCGGCGGGGCGCAGCCAGTCGATCCTCAGCATGTACGTGCATGACGAACTCGTGCCGCTGGTGCGGGGGTTCGGGATCGCGGAGCACTTCATACGCGTCGACGGGCGGACCGGGCCGTCCGGGGGCAGCAAGGCCGAGCACATGGTGCGGCACATCAAGGCGCTCGCGCGCGTGGATCCCGCTCGCACGGTGGTGATCGGGGACGCCGCCGACGACGCGGTGGCGGCGCTGCACGTGGGGGCGCGGGCCGTGCTCTACACCGGAGGGTCGCACAGCCGGGCGAGCCTCGAGGGGGTGGGAGTGCCGGTGGTCGACACCCTGGGGGAGGCGGTCGCGGAGGCGGAGCGGCTGGCGGCGTAG
- a CDS encoding Rv3235 family protein, with protein sequence MLRHTAGRAYDELAWLAERGPLRTRGTRPVVRDIGYFEPRPGAIEAFARIGAGDQLRAMAFRLEQGGDLRWRCTAVELGGPRRPGTDDA encoded by the coding sequence ATGCTCCGCCACACCGCGGGCCGCGCCTACGACGAACTCGCCTGGCTCGCGGAACGCGGCCCCCTGCGCACCCGGGGCACCCGCCCCGTCGTCCGCGACATCGGCTACTTCGAGCCCCGCCCGGGCGCCATCGAGGCCTTCGCCCGCATCGGCGCCGGCGACCAGCTGCGCGCCATGGCGTTCCGCCTGGAACAGGGCGGGGACCTCCGCTGGCGCTGCACGGCGGTGGAACTGGGCGGCCCGCGCAGGCCGGGCACGGACGACGCCTGA
- the secA gene encoding preprotein translocase subunit SecA, producing the protein MSVLSKIMRAGEGKILRKLHRIADQVNSIEEDFVDLSDAELRSLTDEYKQRYADGESLDDLLPEAFATVREAAKRVLGQRHYDVQIMGGAALHLGYVAEMKTGEGKTLVGTLPAYLNALSGKGVHLITVNDYLAERDSEMMGRVHKFLGLEVGCILANMTPAQRREQYACDITYGTNNEFGFDYLRDNMAWSKDELVQRGHNFAIVDEVDSILVDEARTPLIISGPADQATKWYGDFAKLVIRLKKGEAGNPLKGLEETGDYDVDEKKRTVAIHEAGVAKVEDWLGIDNLYESVNTPLVGYLNNAIKAKELFKKDKDYVVIDGEVMIVDEHTGRILAGRRYNEGMHQAIEAKEGVDIKDENQTLATITLQNFFRLYKRHDHNEKEQPGLCGMTGTAMTEAAEFHQIYKLGVVPIPTNRPMVRKDQSDLIYRTEVAKFEAVVDDIVEKHEKGQPILVGTTSVEKSEYLSQQLSKRGVQHEVLNAKQHDREAIIVAQAGRKGAVTVATNMAGRGTDIKLGGNPEDLAEAELRQRGLDPEEHIEEWAAALPAALEKAEQAVKAEFEEVKDLGGLYVLGTERHESRRIDNQLRGRSGRQGDPGESRFYLSLGDDLMRLFKAQMVERVMSMANVPDDVPIENKMVTRAIASAQSQVEQQNFETRKNVLKYDEVLNRQREVIYGERRRVLEGEDLHEQVQHFMDDTIDAYVGAETAEGFPEDWDLDRLWGAFKQLYPVKVTVEELEEAAGDRAGLTAEFISESIKDDIYEQYAAREAQLGSEIMRELERRVVLSVLDRKWREHLYEMDYLQEGIGLRAMAQKDPLVEYQREGFDMFTAMMEGIKEESVGYLFNLEVQVEQQVEEVPVEDTKPVADLEKKDAVPAQAGARPEIRAKGLEAPRRPDRLHYTAPKVDGEGDIVEGDFTNDDEPVRSEADGLTRAERRKQARGGRRRKK; encoded by the coding sequence GTGTCCGTCCTCTCGAAGATCATGCGTGCAGGCGAAGGCAAGATCCTGCGCAAGCTGCACCGCATCGCGGACCAGGTCAACTCCATCGAAGAGGACTTCGTCGACCTCTCCGACGCCGAGCTGCGGTCCCTCACCGATGAGTACAAGCAGCGCTACGCAGACGGTGAGAGCCTGGACGACCTGCTGCCCGAGGCCTTCGCCACCGTTCGTGAGGCCGCCAAGCGCGTTCTCGGGCAGCGTCACTACGACGTCCAGATCATGGGTGGCGCGGCCCTCCACCTCGGTTACGTGGCTGAGATGAAGACCGGTGAGGGCAAGACCCTCGTCGGCACGCTGCCCGCGTATCTGAACGCGCTGTCCGGCAAGGGCGTGCACCTGATCACGGTCAACGACTACCTGGCCGAGCGCGACTCCGAGATGATGGGCCGCGTCCACAAGTTCCTGGGCCTGGAAGTCGGCTGCATCCTCGCCAACATGACGCCGGCCCAGCGTCGCGAGCAGTACGCGTGCGACATCACGTACGGCACGAACAACGAGTTCGGCTTCGACTACCTGCGCGACAACATGGCGTGGTCCAAGGACGAACTCGTCCAGCGCGGCCACAACTTCGCCATCGTCGACGAGGTCGACTCCATCCTCGTCGACGAGGCCCGTACGCCGCTGATCATCTCCGGCCCCGCCGACCAGGCCACCAAGTGGTACGGCGACTTCGCCAAGCTGGTCATCCGCCTGAAGAAGGGCGAGGCCGGCAACCCGCTCAAGGGCCTCGAGGAGACCGGCGACTACGACGTCGACGAGAAGAAGCGCACGGTCGCCATCCACGAGGCCGGTGTCGCCAAGGTCGAGGACTGGCTGGGCATCGACAACCTCTACGAGTCGGTGAACACGCCTCTGGTGGGCTACCTGAACAACGCCATCAAGGCGAAGGAGCTCTTCAAGAAGGACAAGGACTACGTCGTCATCGACGGCGAGGTCATGATCGTCGACGAGCACACCGGCCGTATCCTCGCCGGCCGCCGCTACAACGAGGGCATGCACCAGGCGATCGAGGCGAAGGAAGGGGTGGACATCAAGGACGAGAACCAGACCCTCGCCACGATCACCCTCCAGAACTTCTTCCGCCTCTACAAGCGCCACGACCACAACGAGAAGGAACAGCCCGGCCTCTGCGGCATGACCGGTACGGCGATGACCGAGGCCGCCGAGTTCCACCAGATCTACAAGCTCGGCGTGGTCCCGATCCCGACGAACCGGCCGATGGTCCGCAAGGACCAGTCGGACCTGATCTACCGCACCGAGGTCGCGAAGTTCGAGGCGGTCGTCGACGACATCGTCGAGAAGCACGAGAAGGGCCAGCCGATCCTCGTCGGTACGACGTCCGTCGAGAAGTCCGAGTACCTGTCGCAGCAGCTGTCCAAGCGAGGTGTCCAGCACGAGGTGCTGAACGCCAAGCAGCACGACCGTGAGGCGATCATCGTCGCCCAGGCCGGCCGCAAGGGCGCCGTCACCGTCGCCACCAACATGGCCGGCCGCGGTACCGACATCAAGCTCGGCGGCAACCCCGAGGACCTCGCCGAGGCGGAGCTGCGCCAGCGTGGCCTCGACCCCGAGGAGCACATCGAGGAGTGGGCCGCGGCCCTGCCCGCCGCCCTGGAGAAGGCCGAGCAGGCGGTCAAGGCGGAGTTCGAGGAGGTCAAGGACCTCGGCGGTCTCTACGTCCTCGGCACCGAGCGGCACGAGTCGCGCCGTATCGACAACCAGCTGCGCGGTCGTTCCGGCCGTCAGGGCGACCCGGGCGAGTCCCGCTTCTACCTGTCGCTGGGTGACGACCTGATGAGGCTCTTCAAGGCCCAGATGGTCGAGCGTGTGATGTCGATGGCGAACGTCCCGGACGACGTGCCGATCGAGAACAAGATGGTCACGCGCGCGATCGCGTCCGCCCAGTCGCAGGTCGAGCAGCAGAACTTCGAGACCCGTAAGAACGTCCTGAAGTACGACGAGGTCCTCAACCGCCAGCGTGAGGTCATCTACGGCGAGCGGCGTCGCGTCCTGGAGGGCGAGGACCTGCACGAGCAGGTGCAGCACTTCATGGACGACACCATCGACGCCTACGTGGGTGCGGAGACCGCCGAGGGCTTCCCGGAGGACTGGGACCTCGACCGGCTGTGGGGCGCGTTCAAGCAGCTCTACCCGGTGAAGGTGACCGTCGAAGAGTTGGAGGAGGCGGCCGGCGACCGGGCCGGGCTGACCGCCGAGTTCATCTCCGAGTCCATCAAGGACGACATCTACGAGCAGTACGCGGCGCGCGAGGCGCAGCTCGGCTCCGAGATCATGCGTGAGCTGGAGCGCCGGGTCGTGCTGTCGGTCCTGGACCGCAAGTGGCGCGAGCACCTCTACGAGATGGACTACCTCCAGGAGGGCATCGGCCTGCGCGCGATGGCGCAGAAGGACCCGCTGGTCGAGTACCAGCGCGAGGGCTTCGACATGTTCACCGCGATGATGGAGGGCATCAAGGAGGAGTCCGTCGGCTACCTGTTCAACCTGGAGGTCCAGGTCGAGCAGCAGGTCGAGGAGGTCCCGGTCGAGGACACCAAGCCGGTGGCCGACCTCGAGAAGAAGGACGCGGTGCCGGCGCAGGCGGGTGCGCGTCCAGAGATCCGCGCCAAGGGTCTCGAGGCCCCCCGCCGCCCGGACCGGCTGCACTACACCGCGCCCAAGGTGGACGGTGAGGGCGACATCGTCGAGGGCGACTTCACCAACGACGACGAGCCGGTGCGCTCCGAGGCCGACGGCCTCACGCGCGCGGAGCGGCGCAAGCAGGCGCGTGGCGGGCGACGCCGTAAGAAGTAG
- a CDS encoding GNAT family N-acetyltransferase — MEPVTLATGRLLMRTVGPKDTHTVYEAAQDPDIQRWTTIPSPYLYEHAQSFTDQLAPEGWANGSMFTWGLFLPEGEELVGMLGLTMRSMSGAEIGFWGTKEHRGNGYVTEAVLTASRWAFVHLSIDRVEWRAEVGNRPSRAVAERAGFTIEGTLRSAIVHQGVRRDCWVGSLLPSDLSLPSTAPYLPHFSPSGA; from the coding sequence ATGGAACCCGTCACGCTCGCCACCGGCCGCCTCCTCATGCGCACGGTCGGCCCGAAGGACACGCACACCGTGTACGAGGCCGCCCAGGACCCCGACATCCAGCGCTGGACGACGATCCCCTCGCCCTACCTGTACGAGCACGCCCAGAGTTTCACGGACCAACTGGCCCCCGAGGGCTGGGCGAACGGTTCGATGTTCACCTGGGGTCTCTTCCTCCCCGAAGGGGAGGAACTGGTGGGCATGCTCGGCCTCACGATGCGTTCCATGAGCGGCGCCGAGATCGGCTTCTGGGGCACGAAGGAACACCGCGGCAACGGCTACGTCACCGAGGCCGTCCTGACCGCCTCCCGCTGGGCCTTCGTCCACCTGTCGATCGACCGCGTGGAATGGCGCGCCGAAGTCGGCAACCGCCCCTCGCGCGCCGTCGCGGAACGCGCCGGCTTCACCATCGAGGGCACCCTCCGCTCCGCCATCGTCCACCAGGGCGTACGCCGTGACTGCTGGGTCGGCTCCCTACTCCCCTCAGACCTGAGCCTGCCGTCGACGGCCCCGTATCTGCCCCATTTCAGCCCGTCCGGCGCTTGA